The following proteins are encoded in a genomic region of Eriocheir sinensis breed Jianghai 21 chromosome 2, ASM2467909v1, whole genome shotgun sequence:
- the LOC127002204 gene encoding cytochrome b5-related protein-like isoform X2 translates to MAPREGDAQSGDSSIKLTAYKKFPTNYPHKTFQEWLSAKRIDDDVGPYWRVHDKLYDLTDFIDKHPGGKMWLQVTKGTDITEAFEASHIGEGPEKLLQKYYIKDTKTPRNSPYTFHENGFYKTLKRRVRPILKNLGRGPSWKTVLIQDGLALSYVLLTLASTALSSYTLAAFSGIALAFMVVCAHNFFHQRDNWRMYYYDLSLYSSYEWRVTHALSHHLHTNTANDIEISVLEPFWELLPKSDKKFIQRYAGFIYEQALIAVIYFMELSKRMYNGFTGVTPLRPENFLIFLELIVMAAISSSFWVALKLYLTIHVTFSIIFLNIGLTVAHHHPDIFHDGDRMRDDPDWGLCQLDAVRDRCEVAGNLFLVLISFGDHTLHHLLPTVDHSKLNSLYPAFLETCKEFDIPFTFMKWSTLAVGKYMQMARITTNNNYPGFKKKAS, encoded by the exons ATGGCGCCTCGTGAGGGTGACGCCCAGAGTGGTGACAGCAGCATCAAGCTAACCGCTTACAAAAAGTTTCCAACAAACTACCCGCACAAGACCTTCCAGGAGTGGCTAAGCGCGAAGAGAATAGATGATGATGTTGGTCCCTACTGGCGAGTGCACGACAAGCTCTATGACCTCACAGACTTCATCGACAAACACCCAGGAG GGAAGATGTGGCTGCAGGTGACCAAGGGCACAGACATCACGGAAGCCTTTGAGGCTTCACACATCGGTGAAGGACCGGAGAAGCTCCTTCAGAAATACTACATCAAAGACACCAAAACACCCAGGAATTCGCCGTACACCTTTCACGAAAATGGCTTCTACAAAACCTTGAAACGAAGG GTACGACCCATCCTGAAAAACCTTGGACGAGGCCCCTCCTGGAAAACAGTGCTGATCCAGGACGGCTTGGCTCTTTCCTATGTGCTCCTGACGCTTGCTTCAACAGCATTATCTTCCTACACTCTTGCAGCTTTTTCAG GCATTGCTCTCGCCTTTATGGTCGTTTGTGCTCACAACTTTTTCCATCAACGTGACAACTGGAGAATGTATTACTATGACTTGTCACTTTACTCATCTTATGAATGGCGCGTGACGCATGCCCTCTCACACCACCTTCACACCAACACGGCCAATGATATTGAGATATCTGTGCTGGAACCATTCTGGGAATTGTTACCAAAGTCTGACAAGAAATTCATCCAGAGATATGCTGGCTTCATCTACGAACAGGCATTAATTGCAGTCATTTACTTCATGGAACTGTCAAAACGGATGTATAATGGATTTACTGGGGTAACACCACTACGCCCAGAAAATTTCTTGATATTCTTGGAGTTGATAGTGATGGCAGCCATTTCATCATCCTTTTGGGTGGCTCTCAA GCTATATCTGACCATCCACGTCACCTTCAGTATTATATTCCTGAACATCGGTCTGACCGTAGCCCACCACCACCCGGACATTTTCCACGATGGGGACAGGATGAGGGATGACCCAGACTGGGGTCTGTGCCAGCTGGATGCAGTGAGGGACAG ATGCGAGGTGGCGGGTAACCTATTCCTAGTGCTGATAAGCTTTGGTGACCACACCCTGCACCACCTCCTGCCCACTGTTGACCACTCCAAGCTGAACAGCCTCTACCCGGCCTTCCTAGAAACATGCAAAGAATTCGATATTCCGTTTACCTTCATGAAATGGTCAACTTTGGCGGTCGGAAAGTACATGCAGATGGCCAGAATCACCACAAATAACAACTATCCGGGATTTAAGAAAAAAGCTTCTTAG
- the LOC127002213 gene encoding cytochrome b5-related protein-like isoform X1 translates to MAPREGDSRNGVYSSIKLTAFTKLPTNYPHKSFEQWLRGKRTDDGVAPYWRVHNKLYDLTNFVDRHPGGKMWLQVTKGTDITEAFEASHFGEGPEKLLQKYYVKDITTPRNSPYTFHKNGFYKTFKRRVEPILRKTGKGPSWKSLVIQDGLALSFLLLTFASTVLSSYTLAVLAGMFLSFTISCAHNYFHQRDNWRMYYFDLSGFSSHEWRVTHALSHHLYTNTANDIEISALDPVWVFLPKPDKNLIQRYGSYIYDLPMAPVIAFVAHLTRIFEVCIGITPLRPEYLLPYSVLFLMATISPSFWQAFKLFMTIHATTNCVFVAIGMTAAHHHPDIFHDGDRMRDDPDWGLCQLDAVRDRVEVTGNLLLVLTSFGEHTLHHLLPTVDHSKLYSLYPVFLETCKEFNIPFSFVRWQSLVTGKYLQMSKNIPNTNYPGYKHKAL, encoded by the exons ATGGCACCTCGTGAGGGTGACTCCCGCAATGGTGTCTACAGCAGCATCAAATTAACGGCCTTCACAAAGCTTCCAACCAACTACCCGCACAAGAGCTTTGAGCAGTGGCTCAGAGGAAAGAGGACAGACGACGGTGTTGCTCCATACTGGCGGGTACACAACAAGCTCTATGACCTCACAAACTTTGTTGACCGACATCCAGGAG GAAAGATGTGGCTGCAGGTGACCAAGGGCACAGACATCACAGAGGCCTTTGAGGCTTCACATTTTGGTGAAGGACCAGAAAAGCTCCTTCAGAAATACTATGTCAAAGATATCACAACGCCCAGGAACTCACCGTACACCTTTCACAAAAATGGTTTCTACAAAACCTTCAAACGAAGG GTAGAACCAATCCTAAGAAAAACTGGAAAAGGCCCTTCATGGAAATCACTGGTGATCCAAGATGGTCtggctctttccttccttcttctgactTTTGCCTCAACAGTTTTATCTTCTTACACTCTTGCAGTATTGGCAG GGATGTTCCTCTCTTTCACAATTAGTTGTGCTCACAACTATTTCCATCAACGTGACAATTGGAGGATGTATTACTTTGACTTATCTGGTTTCTCTTCTCATGAGTGGCGTGTGACACATGCCCTCTCACACCACCTCTACACCAACACGGCCAATGATATTGAGATATCTGCACTGGACCCAGTTTGGGTATTCTTACCTAAGCCTGACAAGAATCTCATTCAGAGATATGGAAGTTATATATATGACCTGCCCATGGCTCCAGTTATAGCCTTTGTAGCCCATCTCACAAGAATATTTGAAGTATGTATCGGAATAACTCCCCTACGTCCTGAGTACCTCCTGCCATACTCTGTGTTGTTCCTGATGGCTACCATTTCTCCATCATTTTGGCAAGCCTTTAA GTTATTTATGACAATTCATGCCACCACCAACTGTGTGTTTGTGGCTATTGGCATGACTGCagcccaccaccaccctgacattTTCCATGATGGGGACAGGATGAGGGATGACCCAGACTGGGGACTATGTCAGTTGGATGCAGTTAGAGACAG AGTGGAAGTGACAGGAAATCTGTTACTAGTACTAACAAGCTTTGGCGAACACACTCTACATCATCTCCTGCCTACTGTTGACCACTCCAAGCTATACAGCCTCTACCCAGTCTTCTTAGAGACTTGTAAGGAATTCaacattccattttcttttgtgAGATGGCAAAGTTTGGTAACTGGAAAGTACCTCCAGATGTCCAAAAACATCCCAAATACCAATTACCCTGGGTACAAGCATAAAGCTTTGTAA
- the LOC127002213 gene encoding cytochrome b5-related protein-like isoform X2 translates to MWLQVTKGTDITEAFEASHFGEGPEKLLQKYYVKDITTPRNSPYTFHKNGFYKTFKRRVEPILRKTGKGPSWKSLVIQDGLALSFLLLTFASTVLSSYTLAVLAGMFLSFTISCAHNYFHQRDNWRMYYFDLSGFSSHEWRVTHALSHHLYTNTANDIEISALDPVWVFLPKPDKNLIQRYGSYIYDLPMAPVIAFVAHLTRIFEVCIGITPLRPEYLLPYSVLFLMATISPSFWQAFKLFMTIHATTNCVFVAIGMTAAHHHPDIFHDGDRMRDDPDWGLCQLDAVRDRVEVTGNLLLVLTSFGEHTLHHLLPTVDHSKLYSLYPVFLETCKEFNIPFSFVRWQSLVTGKYLQMSKNIPNTNYPGYKHKAL, encoded by the exons ATGTGGCTGCAGGTGACCAAGGGCACAGACATCACAGAGGCCTTTGAGGCTTCACATTTTGGTGAAGGACCAGAAAAGCTCCTTCAGAAATACTATGTCAAAGATATCACAACGCCCAGGAACTCACCGTACACCTTTCACAAAAATGGTTTCTACAAAACCTTCAAACGAAGG GTAGAACCAATCCTAAGAAAAACTGGAAAAGGCCCTTCATGGAAATCACTGGTGATCCAAGATGGTCtggctctttccttccttcttctgactTTTGCCTCAACAGTTTTATCTTCTTACACTCTTGCAGTATTGGCAG GGATGTTCCTCTCTTTCACAATTAGTTGTGCTCACAACTATTTCCATCAACGTGACAATTGGAGGATGTATTACTTTGACTTATCTGGTTTCTCTTCTCATGAGTGGCGTGTGACACATGCCCTCTCACACCACCTCTACACCAACACGGCCAATGATATTGAGATATCTGCACTGGACCCAGTTTGGGTATTCTTACCTAAGCCTGACAAGAATCTCATTCAGAGATATGGAAGTTATATATATGACCTGCCCATGGCTCCAGTTATAGCCTTTGTAGCCCATCTCACAAGAATATTTGAAGTATGTATCGGAATAACTCCCCTACGTCCTGAGTACCTCCTGCCATACTCTGTGTTGTTCCTGATGGCTACCATTTCTCCATCATTTTGGCAAGCCTTTAA GTTATTTATGACAATTCATGCCACCACCAACTGTGTGTTTGTGGCTATTGGCATGACTGCagcccaccaccaccctgacattTTCCATGATGGGGACAGGATGAGGGATGACCCAGACTGGGGACTATGTCAGTTGGATGCAGTTAGAGACAG AGTGGAAGTGACAGGAAATCTGTTACTAGTACTAACAAGCTTTGGCGAACACACTCTACATCATCTCCTGCCTACTGTTGACCACTCCAAGCTATACAGCCTCTACCCAGTCTTCTTAGAGACTTGTAAGGAATTCaacattccattttcttttgtgAGATGGCAAAGTTTGGTAACTGGAAAGTACCTCCAGATGTCCAAAAACATCCCAAATACCAATTACCCTGGGTACAAGCATAAAGCTTTGTAA